A stretch of Candidatus Nealsonbacteria bacterium DNA encodes these proteins:
- the thrS gene encoding threonine--tRNA ligase, which yields MRIETIRHSLSHIMAYAVQELYPGTKFGIGPAIENGFYYDFDLKRSLAPEDLPKIAESKVSSLTLASLQVIEEKIRGLIKQNIKFEKKIISKKEAKKIFKNQPYKLELVEEDKSSSSPFANVRVIEEVAQVKPLQIYQSGDFVDLCSGPHVKSTKEINPDAFKLTKIAGAYWRGSEKNVMLTRIYGLAFQTKKELADYLKLEKEAEKRDHRLLGKKLDLFNISEQVGSGLVIFHPKGAIIRHLIEDFWKKEHQKRGYQYVYSPHIGNLNLWKTSGHWEFYRENLYNPIGIDEEQYLLKPMNCPFHVQIYKSQIRSYRDLPLRYCELGAVYRYEKAGVLHGLLRVRGFTQDDAHIFCAGDQITEEVKGVLDLALFMLAFFGFKKYEVDLSVRDLKNKSKYLGDNKIWQKAENALEYVLKKKKIKYKRAEGEAVFYGPKIDIKLIDAIGRPWQGPTIQVDFNFPEKFDLTYIDNKGKKREVVMIHRTVLGSMERFIGVLLEHYAGALPLWLSPEQVWIIPVGSGHKKYAQKVKKELSSFRVEVRSENETVSKKIREGEIQKIPYLLVVGNKEVKEKSVGVRKRGKGDIGMMKIDKFIEKIKIETKQKK from the coding sequence ATGCGTATAGAAACAATACGACATTCTTTATCTCATATTATGGCTTACGCGGTTCAGGAATTATATCCCGGAACTAAGTTTGGCATTGGCCCGGCGATTGAAAATGGATTTTATTATGATTTTGACTTAAAAAGGAGCTTAGCTCCTGAAGATTTGCCAAAGATCGCTGAGAGCAAAGTCTCATCTCTCACCCTCGCTTCGCTTCAGGTAATAGAAGAGAAAATAAGGGGATTAATTAAACAGAATATCAAATTTGAGAAAAAAATTATCTCCAAAAAAGAAGCCAAAAAAATCTTCAAGAACCAACCCTACAAATTAGAGCTAGTCGAAGAGGATAAATCCTCTTCTTCACCCTTCGCTAACGTTCGGGTAATTGAAGAAGTTGCACAGGTCAAACCCCTGCAAATTTATCAATCTGGGGATTTTGTTGATTTATGCTCCGGGCCCCATGTAAAATCGACTAAAGAAATTAACCCGGATGCTTTTAAGCTGACTAAAATTGCCGGCGCTTACTGGAGGGGCTCTGAAAAAAACGTAATGCTGACCAGAATCTATGGCCTTGCTTTTCAAACAAAAAAAGAACTGGCTGACTATCTTAAACTTGAAAAAGAGGCAGAAAAAAGAGACCATCGGCTTTTGGGTAAAAAATTAGACCTTTTTAATATTTCGGAGCAAGTCGGCTCCGGATTGGTTATTTTTCATCCTAAGGGAGCAATTATCCGTCATCTTATTGAAGATTTTTGGAAAAAAGAGCATCAAAAAAGGGGCTATCAATATGTTTATTCGCCCCATATCGGCAATTTAAATCTTTGGAAGACATCCGGTCATTGGGAATTTTATCGGGAAAATTTATACAATCCAATCGGCATTGATGAGGAACAATATCTTCTCAAACCAATGAACTGTCCTTTTCATGTTCAAATTTACAAATCCCAAATTCGCTCCTATAGGGACTTACCCCTTCGCTATTGTGAATTAGGCGCGGTTTATCGTTATGAAAAAGCAGGCGTTTTACATGGGCTTTTAAGGGTTAGGGGTTTTACCCAGGATGATGCTCATATTTTTTGCGCAGGGGACCAAATAACTGAAGAAGTTAAAGGTGTTTTGGATTTGGCTCTTTTTATGCTTGCCTTTTTTGGATTTAAGAAATATGAAGTTGACCTTTCGGTCCGTGACCTGAAAAATAAGTCAAAGTATTTGGGTGATAATAAAATTTGGCAGAAAGCGGAAAATGCCCTGGAATATGTTTTGAAAAAAAAGAAAATTAAATACAAAAGAGCTGAAGGAGAAGCGGTTTTTTACGGACCTAAAATTGATATTAAATTGATTGACGCTATCGGCCGGCCGTGGCAGGGACCAACCATTCAGGTTGATTTCAATTTCCCGGAAAAATTTGATTTAACTTATATTGACAACAAGGGTAAAAAAAGAGAAGTGGTAATGATTCACCGGACGGTTTTGGGGTCAATGGAAAGATTTATTGGCGTTTTACTTGAGCATTATGCCGGGGCTTTACCTTTATGGCTTTCTCCCGAACAAGTTTGGATAATACCGGTTGGCTCTGGCCACAAAAAATACGCCCAAAAAGTAAAAAAGGAGCTTAGCTCCTTTAGGGTTGAAGTTAGAAGTGAAAATGAGACGGTTTCAAAGAAAATCAGAGAGGGGGAAATTCAAAAAATTCCCTATCTTTTAGTTGTCGGAAACAAGGAAGTTAAAGAAAAATCGGTCGGGGTCAGGAAAAGAGGTAAAGGTGATATTGGAATGATGAAAATAGACAAATTTATAGAAAAAATTAAAATAGAAACAAAACAAAAGAAATAG
- a CDS encoding DNA polymerase III subunit alpha, which translates to MKFTHLHVHSHYSLLDGLPKIDELLEYVQKLAMDSVALTDHGVLYGAIEFYKKAKEKGIKPIIGAEMYMAFEKMTQERPNIDDKKYHLVLLVKNEQGYKNLVKLITRAHLEGFYYKPRIDEELLAQYSSGLIALTSCLAGKIPQLILTKKIEEAESLALRYQEIFGKENFYFEIQHHPNFEDQKKVNRTLISLSQKLKIPLVATNDVHYLKSEDAEVQDILMLINTGAKPDDPERLTMKLDDFSMKSPEQMLKDFKDIPEAIENTQKIAEMCNFQFELGKVMLPQFETPNGKSTDEYLEELCYQGLKKRYNIENPKSEIRNPKFKEILDRLNYELSVIKQTGFASYFLIVQDFVNWAKENRIVVGPGRGSVAGSLVSYVLNITNVDPLKYNLLFERFLTSERVAPPDIDLDFADRRRDEVINYVIEKYGRNKVVQIITFGTMAARAVVRDVGRVLNYPYKYCDKLAKMIPFGLTLDQVLAGVDEFRQIYLSDPQAQKLIDFAKKLEGCARHASTHACGVVISAKPLDEIVPLQHPTQNEKIIVSQYEMHAIEDLGLLKMDFLGLKNLTIIEDTLARIYKVQGKSVDIENIALGDKETFKLLQRGETVGVFQLESSMMRHYLKQLKPTEFEDIIAMVSLYRPGPMQFIPDYIEGKQEKKKITFLHPKLKPILESTYGIPLYQEQIMKIVRELAGFTLTEADVLRKAIGKKIKKLLMDQKEKFINGCKKNKIDESIAIQIWHWIEPFAQYSFNRSHGATYALIAYQTAYLKTHFPVEFMASLLTSEKQDVERVGFLIEECKKMGIEVLPPDINESFAFFSVVPKKNQIRFGLLVIKNVGSNLVEAIVEERKKSGHYLSIENFFGRIDLKYLNKKSLESLIKAGAFDKMIERNQFLFNLEKLLELSRENQKSKNSGQRGLFDGHENMANIKFQLSPAKPASKTEKLNWEKELLGLFVTSHPLEGFKNIFSKKTLSIEKVKNDLGLKLNNYGFPAQNSNQFIKILGLISSIKKIITKNGKPMLFMNLEDLSDKIEVVVFPGVIERNPTAFQENKIVLVSGRVDNRDNVPKLICKEIEEILES; encoded by the coding sequence ATGAAATTTACTCATCTCCACGTGCATAGTCATTATTCTCTACTTGATGGCCTTCCGAAAATTGACGAGCTTTTAGAGTATGTTCAGAAATTGGCAATGGATTCGGTTGCTTTAACCGACCATGGTGTTTTATATGGAGCGATTGAATTTTACAAAAAAGCGAAAGAAAAAGGAATAAAACCAATAATTGGAGCCGAGATGTACATGGCCTTTGAAAAAATGACCCAGGAAAGGCCGAACATTGATGATAAAAAATATCATCTCGTTTTATTGGTTAAAAACGAACAAGGTTACAAAAATTTGGTAAAACTGATTACCAGGGCTCACCTGGAAGGGTTTTATTACAAACCGAGAATTGATGAAGAATTGTTGGCTCAATACTCCTCAGGATTAATTGCCTTAACCTCTTGTTTGGCAGGTAAAATCCCTCAATTAATTTTGACAAAAAAAATTGAGGAGGCAGAAAGTTTAGCCCTAAGGTATCAAGAAATTTTCGGCAAAGAAAATTTTTATTTTGAAATTCAGCACCACCCGAATTTTGAAGACCAGAAAAAGGTTAATAGGACTTTAATTTCTCTCTCTCAAAAATTGAAAATTCCTTTGGTAGCCACCAACGATGTTCATTATTTAAAATCAGAGGATGCCGAAGTTCAGGATATTCTAATGTTAATCAATACCGGAGCCAAACCGGACGACCCGGAAAGATTAACGATGAAACTTGATGATTTTTCAATGAAAAGCCCGGAGCAAATGCTCAAAGATTTTAAGGATATACCGGAAGCAATTGAAAATACTCAAAAAATCGCTGAAATGTGTAATTTTCAATTTGAATTAGGGAAAGTTATGCTTCCTCAATTTGAAACACCAAACGGAAAATCAACAGATGAATATTTAGAAGAACTTTGTTATCAGGGATTAAAAAAGCGATACAATATTGAAAATCCGAAATCCGAAATCCGAAATCCGAAATTCAAGGAAATTCTTGACCGATTAAACTATGAATTATCAGTGATTAAACAAACCGGCTTTGCCTCTTACTTTTTAATTGTCCAGGATTTTGTCAATTGGGCGAAAGAAAATCGGATTGTAGTGGGTCCGGGCCGCGGGTCGGTCGCGGGTTCTTTGGTTTCCTATGTTTTGAACATTACCAATGTTGACCCTTTAAAATACAATCTTCTATTTGAAAGGTTTCTCACCAGCGAACGGGTCGCTCCCCCTGATATTGACTTAGATTTCGCTGACCGAAGAAGAGATGAGGTAATAAATTATGTAATTGAAAAATACGGCCGGAATAAGGTAGTCCAAATTATTACTTTTGGCACAATGGCGGCCAGAGCTGTAGTCAGAGATGTCGGCCGGGTTCTCAATTATCCTTACAAATATTGTGATAAATTAGCCAAAATGATTCCCTTTGGCTTAACTTTAGACCAGGTCCTGGCCGGTGTTGATGAATTTCGCCAAATTTATCTTTCCGACCCCCAAGCCCAAAAACTGATTGATTTTGCCAAAAAACTGGAAGGCTGCGCCCGGCACGCTTCAACCCACGCCTGCGGGGTGGTAATTTCAGCCAAACCCTTAGATGAAATTGTTCCTTTGCAGCATCCAACCCAAAATGAAAAAATCATTGTCAGCCAATATGAAATGCACGCAATAGAAGATTTGGGATTATTAAAAATGGATTTTTTGGGGCTGAAAAACTTAACCATTATTGAAGATACTTTGGCCCGGATTTACAAAGTTCAGGGAAAATCAGTTGATATTGAAAATATTGCTCTTGGTGATAAAGAAACTTTTAAATTATTACAGCGAGGCGAGACAGTCGGGGTCTTCCAGTTAGAGTCATCGATGATGCGACATTATTTAAAACAATTAAAACCAACCGAGTTTGAAGATATTATTGCTATGGTTTCTCTTTACCGGCCCGGCCCCATGCAATTTATCCCGGATTATATTGAAGGAAAACAAGAAAAGAAAAAAATTACGTTCTTGCACCCGAAATTAAAACCGATTTTAGAATCAACTTACGGAATTCCGCTTTATCAGGAACAAATTATGAAAATCGTTCGGGAATTAGCCGGCTTTACCTTAACCGAAGCCGATGTCTTAAGAAAAGCCATTGGTAAAAAAATTAAAAAACTATTGATGGACCAAAAAGAAAAATTTATCAATGGCTGTAAAAAAAATAAAATTGATGAAAGTATTGCCATTCAAATCTGGCATTGGATTGAACCCTTTGCCCAATATTCCTTTAATCGAAGCCATGGCGCCACTTATGCTCTCATTGCCTATCAAACCGCCTATTTAAAAACGCATTTTCCAGTAGAATTTATGGCTTCTCTTTTAACCTCAGAAAAGCAGGATGTTGAAAGGGTTGGTTTTTTGATTGAAGAGTGTAAAAAAATGGGAATTGAGGTTTTGCCGCCCGATATTAATGAAAGTTTCGCTTTTTTCAGCGTTGTCCCCAAAAAAAATCAAATTCGCTTTGGTTTATTGGTAATTAAAAATGTTGGTTCAAATTTGGTTGAGGCAATAGTTGAAGAAAGAAAAAAATCGGGTCATTATCTTTCAATTGAGAATTTTTTCGGACGAATAGATTTAAAATACCTTAACAAAAAATCTTTAGAAAGTTTAATCAAGGCCGGGGCTTTTGATAAAATGATTGAAAGAAATCAGTTTTTGTTTAATTTAGAAAAATTATTAGAATTGTCAAGAGAAAACCAAAAATCAAAAAATAGCGGTCAAAGGGGACTTTTTGACGGACATGAAAACATGGCTAATATCAAATTTCAACTTTCTCCGGCAAAACCGGCTAGCAAAACCGAAAAATTAAATTGGGAAAAAGAACTTCTGGGTCTTTTTGTTACTTCCCATCCTTTAGAAGGTTTCAAAAATATTTTTTCTAAAAAAACCCTAAGTATTGAAAAAGTAAAAAATGATTTGGGTCTCAAATTAAATAATTATGGTTTTCCGGCTCAAAATTCAAATCAATTTATAAAAATACTTGGCCTTATTTCTTCAATAAAAAAAATTATTACCAAAAACGGCAAACCAATGCTTTTTATGAATTTAGAGGACTTATCGGATAAAATTGAGGTTGTTGTTTTCCCCGGAGTAATTGAAAGAAATCCTACTGCCTTTCAGGAAAACAAAATCGTTTTGGTCTCGGGCAGGGTCGACAACCGCGACAACGTGCCCAAACTAATCTGCAAAGAAATAGAAGAAATTTTAGAGAGTTAA